In the genome of Carnobacterium pleistocenium FTR1, one region contains:
- a CDS encoding V-type ATP synthase subunit K, protein MENWVTFFSENGGIVFAALGVAFATLFAGTGSAKGVGIAGEAAAALVTEQPEKFGQSLILMLLPGTQGLYGFVIAFLIYLNTGFDTTLVEGMYMFMASLPIAFTGLTSGIAQGRVAAAGIQILAKRPEHATKGIVFAAMVETYAILGFVISFLMIFNA, encoded by the coding sequence ATGGAAAATTGGGTAACTTTTTTTAGTGAAAACGGTGGAATAGTATTTGCAGCTTTAGGTGTTGCGTTTGCTACATTATTTGCAGGAACAGGGTCAGCTAAAGGTGTCGGTATTGCTGGTGAGGCAGCTGCTGCTTTAGTAACTGAACAACCAGAAAAATTCGGTCAATCTTTAATTTTAATGCTATTACCAGGGACACAAGGATTATACGGATTTGTTATTGCTTTCTTAATTTATTTAAACACTGGGTTTGATACAACCTTGGTTGAAGGTATGTACATGTTTATGGCGTCACTACCAATTGCTTTTACAGGATTAACTTCTGGTATAGCTCAAGGGCGTGTAGCAGCAGCAGGTATCCAAATTTTAGCAAAAAGACCAGAACATGCTACTAAAGGAATCGTATTTGCAGCCATGGTTGAAACGTATGCAATTTTAGGTTTCGTTATTTCATTCCTAATGATATTTAACGCTTAA
- the gmk gene encoding guanylate kinase has translation MTERGLLIVLSGPSGVGKGTVRQAIFESEDNDFDYSISMTTRKKRVGERDGIDYFFSTKEEFEALIESGGLLEYAEYVGNYYGTPLGYVEKTLQSGKDVFLEIEVQGALQVREKMPEGIFIFLTPPDLKELKSRIIGRGTDEMAIIEQRMTKAIEEIDLMRYYDYAVENDQVENAVRKIKQIIESEHLKVSRVIQRYKKMIEEL, from the coding sequence ATGACTGAACGGGGACTTTTAATTGTTCTTTCTGGACCATCTGGAGTAGGAAAAGGGACAGTAAGACAGGCAATATTTGAGAGTGAGGACAATGATTTTGATTATTCAATTTCAATGACAACTCGAAAAAAAAGAGTAGGCGAAAGAGATGGAATAGATTACTTTTTCAGTACAAAAGAAGAATTTGAAGCTTTGATTGAAAGTGGAGGGTTATTGGAATATGCTGAATATGTAGGGAACTACTATGGGACTCCTCTTGGATATGTTGAAAAAACGCTACAAAGTGGCAAGGACGTATTTTTAGAAATAGAAGTTCAAGGAGCCCTTCAAGTTCGTGAAAAAATGCCTGAAGGAATATTTATCTTTTTAACACCACCAGATTTAAAAGAGTTAAAATCTCGAATTATTGGCCGTGGGACAGATGAAATGGCTATAATTGAACAACGGATGACAAAAGCAATTGAAGAAATTGATTTAATGCGTTATTATGATTATGCAGTTGAAAACGACCAAGTTGAAAATGCTGTAAGAAAAATTAAGCAAATCATTGAAAGTGAACACTTAAAAGTTTCACGCGTGATACAACGATATAAAAAAATGATTGAGGAGCTGTAA
- a CDS encoding V-type ATP synthase subunit A, which produces MKIGRIVSVSGPLVTAEGMEEANIQDICKVGKLGLIGEIIEMRGNVASIQVYEETSMIGPGEPVETTGDALSVELAPGMIAQMFDGIQRPLDKFMEKTESNYLVRGVSIEPLDRSKKWEFTPTVTVGQKVSTGDIVGSVPETKVISHKIMVPHGIEGTIKSIEQGQFTIHDTIYSIETDEGVKEFTMMQKWPVRQGRPTAKKLNPVEPMVTGQRVIDTLFPVAKGGSAAVPGPFGAGKTVVQHQIAKWADVDLVVYVGCGERGNEMTDVINEFPELIDPNTGESIMERTILIANTSNMPVAAREASIYTGITIAEYFRDMGYSVAIMADSTSRWAEALREMSGRLEEMPGDEGYPAYLGSRIAEYYERAGKVITLGSEGREGSITAIGAVSPPGGDTSEPVTQNTLRVVKVFWSLDNLLAQKRHFPSIDWLTSYSLYSNELNEYIGNLLGKDWSGMVTRTKLLLQDESELEEIVRLVGVDSLSEKDRLKLETAKMIREDFLQQNAFDDIDTYTSREKQYEMLATILSFEDEARAGMELGAYFAEIRKGTAAAREQIAKSKYFPEDQIAKFEALRNDIKEAIHVVVSEGGMETNA; this is translated from the coding sequence TTGAAAATAGGAAGAATCGTTAGTGTTTCCGGTCCTTTAGTTACAGCTGAAGGAATGGAAGAAGCGAATATTCAAGATATTTGTAAAGTCGGAAAACTAGGCCTAATCGGCGAAATTATTGAAATGCGCGGCAATGTAGCCTCTATTCAAGTCTATGAAGAAACATCTATGATTGGACCTGGGGAACCAGTTGAAACGACAGGAGATGCGTTATCTGTTGAATTAGCGCCTGGAATGATTGCACAAATGTTTGACGGAATTCAACGTCCTTTAGATAAATTTATGGAAAAGACCGAAAGTAACTATTTAGTTAGAGGAGTAAGCATTGAACCGTTAGATCGTTCAAAAAAATGGGAATTTACCCCAACCGTTACAGTTGGACAAAAAGTATCTACAGGAGACATCGTGGGTTCTGTTCCAGAAACTAAAGTTATTTCTCATAAAATCATGGTTCCACATGGTATTGAAGGAACGATTAAATCAATTGAACAAGGTCAATTTACTATTCATGATACTATTTATAGTATCGAAACAGATGAAGGCGTAAAAGAGTTTACCATGATGCAAAAATGGCCTGTTCGACAAGGTCGTCCAACGGCTAAAAAATTAAATCCAGTTGAACCAATGGTAACAGGACAACGTGTTATTGATACACTATTTCCAGTTGCTAAAGGTGGATCAGCAGCTGTACCGGGTCCTTTTGGTGCCGGTAAAACAGTTGTGCAACACCAAATCGCTAAATGGGCTGATGTTGATTTAGTTGTTTATGTAGGTTGTGGTGAACGTGGAAATGAAATGACGGACGTAATCAATGAATTTCCAGAACTAATTGATCCTAATACGGGTGAATCTATCATGGAAAGAACTATTTTGATTGCCAATACGTCTAATATGCCTGTTGCGGCTCGTGAAGCTTCAATTTATACAGGAATCACGATTGCAGAGTATTTCCGTGACATGGGTTACAGTGTAGCTATCATGGCGGATTCGACTTCTCGTTGGGCAGAAGCTTTACGTGAAATGTCTGGTCGTTTAGAAGAAATGCCAGGGGATGAAGGTTACCCAGCATATCTAGGTAGTCGTATTGCAGAATATTATGAACGTGCAGGTAAAGTAATCACTTTAGGTTCAGAAGGTCGTGAAGGAAGTATAACAGCTATTGGAGCAGTATCCCCTCCTGGAGGAGATACATCTGAGCCGGTAACACAAAATACATTACGAGTAGTAAAAGTATTCTGGAGTTTGGATAATCTATTAGCTCAAAAACGTCATTTTCCATCTATCGATTGGCTAACGTCTTATTCGTTATATTCTAATGAATTGAATGAATACATTGGAAATCTTTTAGGCAAAGATTGGTCAGGTATGGTTACAAGAACAAAATTACTTCTGCAAGATGAATCTGAATTAGAAGAAATTGTTCGACTAGTTGGGGTAGATTCTTTATCAGAAAAAGACCGTTTGAAATTAGAAACTGCTAAAATGATTCGTGAAGATTTTCTACAACAAAACGCTTTTGATGATATAGATACTTATACATCAAGAGAAAAACAATATGAAATGTTGGCTACTATCTTGAGTTTTGAAGATGAAGCAAGAGCTGGTATGGAACTTGGTGCTTATTTCGCTGAAATCAGAAAAGGTACGGCAGCTGCTCGTGAGCAGATTGCTAAATCTAAATACTTCCCTGAAGATCAAATTGCTAAATTTGAAGCATTAAGAAATGACATCAAAGAAGCTATTCATGTAGTTGTTTCAGAAGGAGGTATGGAAACAAATGCTTAA
- the coaBC gene encoding bifunctional phosphopantothenoylcysteine decarboxylase/phosphopantothenate--cysteine ligase CoaBC, whose translation MLKGKKVVVYVTGGIAVYKAADLVRRLIKAGATVRVAMTKSATEFVTPLTFQILSKHHVYIDTFDEREGDKVSHIYLADWSDLAVVAPATANSLAKIANGIADNFVSTALMATTAPVFIVPTMNQHMLENAATIRNIKMLENDGHFIMEPETGFLAEGYEGKGRFPEPSKIIDTIQEFLLNLEINLPLKNKKVVITAGGTKERIDPVRYITNDSSGKMGYSLAIAARNLGAEVHLISTSTVLKAPYGVTLIPVETADQMHQAVNAEFEKAAIVIMAAAVSDYRPRDVSTKKIKKNEQEMVLQLVKNTDILATLGTQKKDQFLIGFAAETHDVEEYARRKLIDKKADMIVANDVSKPNAGFNKDTNEVSIFMLDEETIELAVNSKQVIAEKILAVALTKMKK comes from the coding sequence TTGTTAAAAGGGAAGAAAGTCGTTGTGTATGTTACCGGAGGAATTGCAGTTTATAAAGCTGCTGACTTGGTAAGACGCTTAATAAAAGCAGGGGCTACTGTTCGTGTAGCCATGACAAAGTCGGCAACTGAATTTGTGACACCACTGACTTTTCAAATATTAAGTAAGCACCATGTATATATAGATACATTTGATGAACGTGAAGGAGATAAGGTTAGCCATATCTATTTAGCAGATTGGTCGGACTTAGCAGTTGTAGCACCAGCAACAGCTAATAGTCTGGCTAAAATTGCAAATGGCATTGCAGATAATTTTGTTTCCACTGCATTAATGGCTACGACCGCACCTGTTTTTATTGTTCCTACTATGAATCAGCATATGCTAGAAAATGCAGCAACGATAAGAAATATTAAGATGTTAGAAAATGACGGACATTTTATTATGGAACCTGAAACTGGTTTTTTAGCTGAGGGATATGAAGGGAAAGGCCGTTTTCCTGAGCCAAGTAAAATTATTGATACAATTCAAGAATTTTTATTAAACTTAGAAATAAATTTGCCATTGAAAAATAAAAAAGTCGTAATCACAGCAGGTGGAACAAAAGAAAGAATCGATCCTGTCCGATACATTACAAATGATTCTTCAGGTAAAATGGGATATAGCTTAGCTATTGCTGCACGCAATTTAGGAGCAGAAGTTCATTTGATTTCTACTTCTACTGTCCTGAAGGCACCTTATGGGGTGACCTTAATACCTGTTGAAACTGCTGACCAAATGCATCAAGCTGTAAATGCTGAGTTTGAAAAAGCCGCAATCGTTATTATGGCTGCAGCAGTATCAGATTATCGTCCAAGAGATGTTTCAACTAAAAAAATCAAGAAAAACGAACAAGAAATGGTTCTTCAATTAGTGAAAAACACAGATATCTTAGCTACTCTAGGTACTCAGAAAAAAGATCAATTTTTAATTGGTTTTGCTGCTGAAACACATGATGTAGAAGAATATGCTAGAAGAAAATTAATTGATAAAAAAGCAGATATGATCGTGGCTAATGATGTGTCTAAACCAAATGCAGGGTTCAATAAAGATACAAATGAAGTTTCTATTTTTATGCTGGATGAAGAAACGATTGAATTAGCAGTAAATAGTAAGCAGGTAATAGCTGAAAAAATTCTAGCAGTAGCCCTTACTAAAATGAAAAAATAA
- a CDS encoding V-type ATP synthase subunit C: MESTDFVGANTRVRVYESSLLRNDQYERMLQANSFEEAVNLLKDTPYRNDVEELKETKNYDTLLMNELQSVYTDLFKITPNLDLIELFSLRYSYHNLKVLLKEKVTGENFESLLIDIGKEPISVLKQAVETKRSNDLNEDYLISIKEAMDDYEEYKNSQSIDIILDRRYFTHLRHIAENINDAKILDIITFYIDMNNLSTLTRAIRQKRTRNFLTTILSSSGTIPKDQLVQMGADDLVSAGKKLAESKYKAIILSSIDDKTSELSPEKIDLETDNAFINLIKAAKLEVFGPLPIIAYLYAKENEVKNLRLILVGKENDLPISAIRERMRTNYVS; this comes from the coding sequence ATGGAATCAACAGACTTTGTTGGCGCAAATACACGGGTCCGTGTATATGAGAGCAGTCTCCTTAGAAATGATCAATATGAACGGATGTTACAAGCCAATAGTTTTGAAGAAGCGGTAAATCTGTTAAAAGATACTCCTTATCGAAATGATGTTGAAGAGTTAAAGGAGACTAAGAATTACGATACGCTATTGATGAATGAATTGCAGTCTGTCTATACTGATTTATTTAAAATTACTCCTAATCTTGATTTAATTGAGTTGTTTTCATTGCGCTATTCTTATCATAATTTAAAAGTTTTATTAAAAGAAAAAGTTACTGGAGAAAATTTTGAATCATTGCTTATAGATATTGGCAAAGAACCTATTTCAGTATTAAAACAAGCCGTTGAAACAAAAAGATCGAATGATTTGAATGAAGATTATTTAATCAGTATCAAAGAGGCAATGGATGATTATGAGGAATATAAAAATAGTCAATCCATCGATATTATTCTTGATCGTCGTTACTTTACTCATTTAAGACACATTGCAGAAAATATAAACGACGCTAAAATTTTAGATATAATAACTTTTTATATTGATATGAATAATTTATCTACTTTAACAAGAGCCATTCGTCAAAAAAGAACGCGTAATTTTTTAACAACTATTCTATCTAGTTCAGGGACGATACCTAAAGATCAACTCGTTCAAATGGGAGCAGATGATTTAGTTAGTGCAGGAAAAAAACTTGCTGAATCTAAATATAAAGCGATTATTTTATCGTCAATTGACGATAAGACAAGTGAATTATCACCTGAAAAAATAGATTTAGAAACAGATAATGCTTTCATTAATTTAATAAAAGCTGCTAAACTTGAAGTTTTTGGACCATTACCAATTATCGCTTATCTTTATGCTAAAGAGAATGAAGTGAAGAATTTAAGACTGATACTAGTTGGCAAAGAGAATGATCTTCCAATTTCAGCTATTAGAGAAAGGATGCGAACAAACTATGTCTCATAA
- the priA gene encoding primosomal protein N' codes for MVSIAKVIVDVPTMQTNKPYDYRIPEEFEQDIVQGMRVAVPFGKGTRQVQGFVVEITHSTDYEGELKSIVGLMDLTAVLDEEMLLLGKAMAHKTYAFQITCYQTMLPAILKAKYEKKIRLIDEIPEDLFFDLFKGKNEITWEEAEDRAILPQLVELKKKDAVEVVYEVKNQAKTKKKRMFQAKLSFEQLENEKIALGKRGPKQRLLLEVMQSLNDQTISVSEITATTLLTAADIRAGEKKDWLTIKEVEVYRDPFKNHSFKQTVSFQLNEGQEKVIQPILKAVAEERTEVFLLKGVTGSGKTEIYLQTIAQTLKDNKSALMLVPEIALTPQMVNHFKGRFGEEVAVLHSGLSVGEKYDEWRKIERGEARVVVGARSSIFAPVKNIGVIIIDEEHEATYKQDENPRYHARDVAIWRANYHHCPVILGSATPSLESRARAQKKVYTLLELPTRINKKELPAVEIVDMREEIKQANRSSFSILLQEKIRDRIEKKEQIVLLLNRRGYSSFVMCRDCGFVLPCPNCDISLTLHMDTKTMKCHYCGHEEKIPHTCPSCKGNKIRYYGTGTQKIEEELRDVLPGAKVIRMDVDTTRKKGAHEKLLASFGNGEADILLGTQMIAKGLDFPNITLVGVLNADTGLGLPDFRASERTFQLLTQVSGRAGRAELTGEVIVQTFNPEHYAIQLAKEHDYDAFYKKEMSLRHRGNYPPYFYTILITTSHEEELTAAKKMQQIVQIIKPQLQSETILLGPTPKAVARINNRYYYQTIIKYKSEPHLKAILQTILMDSQKEMVKGLQIAIDSEPMNFV; via the coding sequence GTGGTTTCAATTGCTAAAGTGATTGTGGATGTTCCAACAATGCAAACAAATAAACCTTATGATTATCGTATTCCAGAAGAATTTGAACAAGATATTGTTCAAGGAATGCGTGTAGCGGTTCCTTTTGGCAAAGGTACGAGGCAAGTCCAAGGCTTCGTAGTAGAGATTACTCACTCAACCGATTATGAAGGCGAGTTAAAATCAATTGTTGGTTTAATGGATTTAACAGCCGTTCTTGACGAAGAAATGTTGCTCCTAGGAAAAGCGATGGCACATAAAACTTATGCTTTTCAAATAACCTGTTACCAGACAATGCTGCCTGCTATTTTAAAAGCAAAATATGAAAAAAAAATCCGATTGATCGATGAAATACCTGAAGATTTATTTTTTGACTTATTTAAAGGGAAAAATGAAATCACTTGGGAAGAAGCTGAAGATAGAGCTATTTTGCCACAACTTGTTGAACTGAAGAAGAAAGATGCAGTTGAAGTTGTTTATGAAGTGAAAAATCAAGCAAAAACAAAAAAGAAAAGGATGTTCCAAGCTAAATTATCCTTTGAACAATTAGAAAATGAAAAAATTGCTTTAGGTAAGAGAGGACCAAAACAGCGGTTGCTATTAGAAGTTATGCAATCATTAAATGATCAAACAATTAGTGTGAGCGAAATTACTGCAACAACCCTGCTTACTGCTGCTGATATTCGAGCAGGTGAAAAGAAAGATTGGTTAACAATTAAAGAAGTCGAGGTCTATCGTGATCCATTCAAAAATCATTCGTTTAAACAGACAGTATCTTTTCAACTAAATGAAGGACAAGAAAAAGTAATTCAGCCTATTTTAAAAGCTGTAGCTGAGGAACGAACTGAAGTATTCTTGTTAAAGGGAGTAACCGGTAGCGGTAAGACTGAAATTTATTTGCAGACTATTGCTCAAACACTCAAAGATAATAAAAGTGCTTTGATGTTAGTGCCCGAAATAGCTTTGACTCCTCAAATGGTCAATCATTTTAAAGGACGATTTGGCGAAGAAGTAGCCGTGTTGCACAGTGGTTTATCTGTAGGCGAAAAATATGATGAATGGCGAAAAATCGAACGTGGTGAAGCACGTGTAGTAGTAGGTGCTCGTTCGTCTATCTTTGCACCAGTTAAAAATATTGGCGTCATCATTATTGATGAAGAGCATGAAGCAACGTACAAGCAAGATGAAAATCCAAGGTATCATGCTAGAGATGTAGCAATTTGGAGAGCGAATTACCACCATTGTCCGGTCATCTTGGGGAGCGCTACGCCTTCATTAGAATCAAGGGCTAGGGCTCAAAAAAAGGTTTATACACTATTGGAATTGCCAACTCGAATCAACAAAAAAGAATTACCTGCTGTTGAGATTGTAGATATGAGAGAAGAAATTAAGCAAGCAAACCGCAGTAGTTTTTCAATTCTTTTACAAGAAAAAATCCGTGATCGGATAGAAAAAAAAGAACAAATCGTTTTATTATTGAATCGACGCGGCTATTCATCTTTTGTAATGTGCCGGGATTGCGGATTTGTTTTGCCTTGTCCAAATTGTGATATTTCATTAACACTGCATATGGACACAAAGACAATGAAATGCCATTATTGTGGTCATGAGGAAAAAATACCGCATACTTGCCCAAGTTGCAAAGGAAATAAAATTCGGTATTATGGTACTGGAACACAAAAAATTGAAGAAGAACTGAGAGATGTTTTACCAGGAGCAAAAGTGATCCGAATGGATGTTGATACAACCAGAAAAAAAGGCGCGCATGAAAAATTGCTAGCTTCTTTTGGAAATGGTGAAGCGGATATTTTATTAGGAACGCAAATGATTGCAAAAGGGTTGGATTTTCCAAATATTACACTTGTTGGGGTTCTGAATGCCGATACAGGATTAGGTCTGCCTGACTTTAGAGCGAGTGAGCGGACCTTTCAATTGTTGACTCAAGTGAGTGGACGTGCTGGTAGAGCTGAGCTGACTGGAGAAGTAATCGTTCAGACGTTTAATCCTGAACATTATGCGATTCAGTTAGCAAAAGAACATGATTATGATGCGTTTTATAAAAAAGAGATGTCGTTAAGGCATCGAGGAAACTATCCGCCTTATTTCTACACGATTCTGATTACAACTAGTCACGAAGAAGAACTTACAGCGGCAAAAAAAATGCAGCAAATTGTTCAAATTATTAAACCTCAGTTACAGTCTGAGACTATCCTGTTGGGTCCAACACCAAAAGCAGTTGCCCGTATCAATAATCGTTATTATTATCAAACAATCATCAAATATAAAAGTGAACCGCATTTAAAAGCTATTCTACAAACGATTCTAATGGACTCCCAAAAAGAAATGGTTAAAGGACTACAAATTGCCATTGACTCTGAACCGATGAATTTTGTTTAA
- the rpoZ gene encoding DNA-directed RNA polymerase subunit omega has protein sequence MMLEPSIDNLLEKIESKYSLVTLASKRAHELDGGSMPMLEKYQSHKNVGRALEEIINGDLVIDPSTVGPEE, from the coding sequence ATGATGTTAGAACCATCTATTGATAATTTATTAGAAAAAATTGAGTCCAAGTATTCATTGGTTACACTAGCAAGCAAACGAGCTCATGAACTTGATGGAGGTTCTATGCCAATGTTAGAAAAATATCAGTCACACAAGAATGTTGGGCGTGCTTTAGAAGAAATTATTAATGGCGATTTAGTTATTGATCCTTCAACCGTTGGACCAGAAGAATAA
- a CDS encoding V-type ATP synthase subunit D, giving the protein MVKLNVNPTRMELATLKGRLSTATRGHKLLKDKQDELMRQFILLIRKNNDLRTEVEEKLTKAMQSFVMAKALLNEKFIEELIVIPPRSVSLDLYEKNIMSVKVPVMNFNYKDDEESDEIFYGYLNSNSSLDTSIEQMSDVMVQLLELSEIEKTCQLMANEIEKTRRRVNALEYMTIPRYQETIYFIQMKLDESERAAITRLMKVKDMG; this is encoded by the coding sequence ATGGTGAAATTAAATGTCAACCCTACAAGGATGGAACTAGCGACATTAAAAGGTAGACTAAGCACAGCAACTCGAGGACATAAATTATTAAAGGATAAGCAAGATGAACTGATGAGACAATTTATCTTACTTATTCGGAAAAATAATGATTTGCGTACAGAAGTTGAAGAAAAGTTAACAAAAGCTATGCAGTCTTTCGTTATGGCAAAAGCGCTATTGAATGAAAAATTTATTGAAGAATTAATAGTTATCCCGCCTAGAAGCGTCAGTCTTGATCTTTATGAAAAAAACATTATGAGTGTAAAAGTACCAGTAATGAATTTCAATTATAAAGATGATGAAGAATCAGACGAAATATTTTATGGCTACCTTAATTCTAACAGCTCGTTAGATACATCTATTGAGCAAATGTCAGATGTAATGGTGCAACTATTAGAATTATCTGAAATAGAAAAAACATGTCAATTAATGGCGAATGAAATAGAAAAGACTCGTCGCCGAGTTAACGCTCTTGAATATATGACGATTCCTCGTTATCAAGAAACCATCTATTTTATACAAATGAAATTAGATGAAAGTGAAAGAGCCGCAATCACTCGTTTAATGAAAGTTAAAGATATGGGTTAA
- a CDS encoding V-type ATP synthase subunit F, translating into MSHKIGVVGDKDSILPFKILGFDVFFASEAKEARKTIDCLASENYGVIYLTEPLGKLIPDTIKRYDEVISPAVILIPNHLGSLDIGKNRIQENVEKAVGQNIL; encoded by the coding sequence ATGTCTCATAAAATCGGTGTGGTCGGAGATAAAGATTCTATCTTGCCATTTAAAATCTTAGGTTTTGATGTTTTTTTCGCATCTGAAGCTAAAGAAGCTAGAAAAACAATCGATTGTTTAGCATCAGAAAATTATGGTGTTATCTATTTGACGGAACCATTAGGTAAATTGATTCCAGATACTATAAAACGATATGATGAAGTGATTTCACCTGCTGTGATACTGATTCCAAATCATTTAGGATCACTAGATATCGGTAAAAACCGCATTCAAGAAAATGTTGAAAAAGCGGTTGGACAAAATATTTTATAG
- a CDS encoding YdbC family protein produces MNQKFSFEIVEELAVLSENTKGWRKELNLVRWNENSPKFDIRDWSPDHEKMGKGITLTNEELAVFKQFLNA; encoded by the coding sequence ATGAATCAGAAATTTTCATTTGAGATAGTGGAAGAATTAGCTGTTCTTTCTGAAAACACTAAAGGATGGCGTAAAGAATTAAATTTAGTGCGTTGGAACGAGAATTCCCCTAAATTCGACATTCGTGACTGGAGCCCTGACCATGAAAAAATGGGAAAAGGTATTACATTAACAAATGAAGAATTAGCTGTTTTTAAACAATTTTTAAATGCTTAA
- a CDS encoding V-type ATP synthase subunit B: MLKEYRTINEVVGPLMAVEGVEGVKFDELVEIQMQNGEKRRGQVLEIDGDKAMVQIFEGSSGINLQDTKVRFLGRPLSLDVSEDMVGRVFDGMGRVNDGGPELIPEKTLDINGEAINPMARDYPDEFIQTGISSIDHLNTLVRGQKLPVFSGSGLPHKELAAQIARQATVKNSDEKFAVVFAAIGITFEEAEFFMEDFRKTGAIDRSVMFVNLADDPAIERIATPKMALTAAEYLAYEKDMHVLVIMTDMTNYCEALREISAARREVPGRRGYPGYLYTNLATLYERAGRLVGGKGSVTQIPILTMPEDDKTHPIPDLTGYITEGQIILSRDLYNSGVQPPIDALQSLSRLKDKGTGEGKTRKDHAATMNQLFAAYAQGKQAKELAVVLGDSALSEEDKMFAEFANRFEKEYVNQGNYTNRTIDETLDLGWELLSILPRTELKRIKDDMLDEYLPKGE, from the coding sequence ATGCTTAAAGAATATCGTACAATAAATGAAGTCGTAGGACCCTTGATGGCCGTTGAAGGCGTAGAAGGTGTCAAATTCGATGAGTTAGTTGAAATACAAATGCAAAATGGTGAAAAAAGACGTGGACAAGTTCTTGAAATTGATGGCGATAAAGCCATGGTTCAAATCTTTGAAGGATCAAGTGGGATCAACTTGCAAGATACTAAAGTTCGTTTTCTTGGAAGACCTTTATCGTTAGATGTTTCTGAAGATATGGTTGGACGTGTGTTTGATGGAATGGGACGCGTAAATGATGGTGGCCCAGAATTGATTCCTGAAAAAACGTTAGATATTAATGGTGAAGCAATCAACCCAATGGCACGTGACTATCCAGATGAGTTTATTCAAACAGGTATTTCTTCTATCGATCATTTGAATACATTGGTTCGAGGACAAAAGTTACCAGTATTCTCAGGTTCTGGTCTGCCACATAAAGAATTAGCTGCACAAATTGCTCGTCAAGCTACTGTAAAAAATTCAGATGAAAAGTTTGCTGTTGTATTTGCAGCTATTGGGATTACTTTTGAAGAAGCTGAATTCTTTATGGAAGATTTCCGTAAAACAGGAGCTATCGACCGCTCTGTTATGTTTGTGAATTTAGCAGATGATCCAGCTATTGAACGGATCGCAACACCTAAAATGGCATTGACAGCAGCTGAATATTTAGCTTATGAAAAAGACATGCATGTATTGGTTATTATGACTGATATGACAAACTACTGTGAAGCATTACGTGAAATTTCAGCAGCTAGACGTGAAGTTCCAGGTCGTCGTGGTTACCCAGGATACCTATATACAAACTTGGCAACTTTATATGAAAGAGCTGGTCGTTTAGTCGGAGGAAAAGGATCAGTTACGCAGATTCCTATCTTAACGATGCCGGAAGATGATAAAACACATCCAATTCCTGATTTAACTGGATATATCACGGAAGGTCAAATAATATTGTCACGTGATTTATACAATAGTGGTGTTCAACCTCCAATCGATGCATTGCAATCTCTTTCTCGTCTAAAAGACAAAGGAACTGGTGAAGGCAAAACGAGAAAAGATCATGCCGCTACAATGAATCAATTATTTGCTGCTTATGCTCAAGGAAAACAAGCTAAAGAATTAGCAGTCGTTTTAGGAGATTCAGCATTGTCAGAAGAAGATAAAATGTTTGCAGAATTTGCAAATCGCTTTGAAAAAGAATATGTAAATCAAGGAAACTATACAAATCGTACAATTGATGAGACTTTGGATCTAGGATGGGAATTATTATCTATTCTGCCAAGAACTGAATTGAAACGAATTAAAGACGATATGTTAGACGAATACCTGCCGAAAGGGGAGTAA